The following proteins are co-located in the Melanotaenia boesemani isolate fMelBoe1 chromosome 5, fMelBoe1.pri, whole genome shotgun sequence genome:
- the LOC121640367 gene encoding 5,6-dihydroxyindole-2-carboxylic acid oxidase-like: MWLCCVLVLVGAVVVNAQFPRECVTAEGIRSGQCCPSPNGLGNDPCGFSTGRGQCVSISVDTRPHGPQYPHDGRDDRERWPVRYFNRTCQCNGNFSGYNCGRCRHGWTGPNCDQRVSVVRRNVILLSAEEKRAFVNALDQAKRTVHPDLVIATRHFSDIFGPDGNTMQFENITIYNYFVWSHYYSVSKTFLGPGQSSFGGVDFSHEGPGFVTWHRYHLLQLERDMQDMLQDPSFALPYWNFAIGGNTCDICTDDLMGARSSFDMNSLSSNSIFAQWRVVCEGVEDYDTLGTICNSTETSPIRRNPAGNVNRPMVQRLPEPQDVADCLQVNTFDTPPFYSTSSESFRNTIEGYSAPQGNYDPIVRSLHNLAHLFLNGTGGQTHLSPNDPIFVLLHTFTDAIFDEWLRRYGPDVAVYPEENAPIGHNRGYNMVPFWPPVTNSEMFVTAPENLGYSYEAEWPSQPFTLTEIITIAIVAALVVVAVIFAATTCAVRARSYKMEGHQPLLGDQYQRYDDDKSQSVV; this comes from the exons ATGTGGCTGTGCTGCGTGTTGGTGCTTGTGGGTGCGGTGGTTGTAAACGCTCAGTTCCCCAGAGAGTGTGTCACTGCTGAGGGAATCAGGAGCGGACAGTGCTGTCCGTCGCCCAACGGACTTGGTAACGACCCGTGTGGCTTCAGCACGGGACGCGGTCAGTGTGTGTCCATCTCCGTGGACACGCGCCCGCATGGGCCTCAGTACCCGCACGATGGACGGGACGATCGGGAACGATGGCCCGTCCGTTACTTCAACCGCACTTGTCAATGTAATGGGAACTTCAGCGGTTATAACTGCGGCCGCTGCAGACACGGATGGACGGGGCCCAACTGTGACCAGCGAGTTTCTGTTG TAAGGAGAAACGTGATTCTGCTCAGCGCAGAGGAGAAACGAGCGTTCGTGAACGCGCTGGATCAGGCCAAGCGCACGGTGCACCCCGACCTGGTGATCGCAACGCGGCACTTTTCGGACATCTTTGGACCTGACGGGAACACTATGCAGTTCGAAAATATTACCATCTACAATTACTTCGTGTGGTCCCACTATTACTCCGTAAGCAAAACGTTTCTAGGCCCGGGGCAGTCCAGTTTTGGAGGGGTGGACTTCTCCCACGAGGGCCCCGGATTCGTCACTTGGCACAGGTATCACCTGCTTCAGCTGGAGCGAGACATGCAG GACATGCTGCAAGACCCCTCCTTTGCCCTGCCCTACTGGAACTTTGCAATTGGTGGAAACACATGTGACATCTGCACAGATGACCTGATGGGAGCCAGGAGCAGTTTTGACATGAATTCACTGAGTTCCAACTCCATCTTTGCCCAGTGGAGGGTTGTTTGTGAAGGCGTAGAGGACTACGACACACTGGGGACCATCTGCAACA GTACAGAGACTTCTCCAATCAGAAGAAACCCAGCAGGAAATGTCAACAGGCCCATGGTTCAGCGTCTCCCAGAGCCTCAGGATGTGGCTGACTGTCTGCAAGTTAACACTTTTGACACACCACCCTTCTATTCCACCTCCTCTGAGAGCTTCAGAAACACAattgaag GCTACAGCGCCCCCCAGGGTAATTATGACCCCATTGTGAGGAGCCTCCACAACCTGGCTCATTTGTTTCTGAATGGAACCGGAGGGCAGACTCACCTCTCCCCCAATGACCCCATCTTTGTCCTGCTCCACACCTTCACTGATGCTATATTTGATGAATGGCTGAGGCGATACGGTCCAG ATGTAGCTGTGTATCCTGAAGAAAATGCTCCCATTGGTCACAACAGGGGCTACAACATGGTGCCCTTCTGGCCTCCAGTGACTAATTCTGAGATGTTTGTGACTGCCCCTGAGAATCTTGGTTACTCTTATGAAGCTGAATGGCCca GTCAGCCTTTCACTCTGACTGAAATCATAACCATCGCAATAGTTGCTGCCCTTGTGGTCGTCGCCGTCATTTTCGCCGCCACTACCTGTGCTGTACGAGCCAGGTCTTACAAGATGGAAGGCCACCAGCCTCTGCTAGGAGATCAGTACCAGCGATACGACGATGACAAAAGCCAATCTGTAGTCTGA
- the LOC121640826 gene encoding leucine rich adaptor protein 1-like, with protein sequence MDEDTSVSSDLRDLETKLGRKVPDSLVRSLAGGKHGDKHEKSAAPHLASCKFYGNSGDLKRLESKMLFLRQEMANLRAIDVKLMHQLMSINEGIESIRWMIEDKGGIASQEGSLTGSLYSLSDSQDGASLRGSFNSLNDANSDGLDGLSVGSYLDTLAEDIPDDPSPTDLDCFVDKTAIDGDAFTKSPLKLRVESDEYYCFG encoded by the exons ATGGACGAGGACACCAGTGTCTCGTCTGACTTGAGGGATTTAGAGACAAAGTTGGGTCGAAAAGTTCCGGATAGTCTCGTTAGGTCGCTGGCAGGAGGAAAACACGGCGACAAGCACGAGAAGTCGGCAGCGCCTCATTTAGCGAGTTGCAAATTTTATGGCAATTCCGGGGACTTGAAGAGACTGGAGAGTAAAATGCTGTTCCTGAGACAAGAAATG GCAAATCTACGTGCAATCGATGTGAAGCTGATGCATCAGCTCATGTCAATCAACGAGGGCATTGAGTCCATCCGTTGGATGATAGAAGACAAAGGAGGCATTGCCAGCCAAGAGGGAAGCCTGACAGGGAGCCTTTACAGCCTGTCTGACAGCCAGGACGGTGCCTCGCTGCGAGGCAGCTTCAACAGTCTGAACGATGCGAACAGTGATGGGCTGGATGGACTCTCTGTGGGTAGTTACCTGGACACTCTAGCAGAAGACATCCCAGATGACCCATCGCCTACAGACCTTGATTGTTTTGTGGATAAAACTGCAATTGATGGCGATGCCTTCACCAAATCACCCCTGAAACTCCGAGTGGAATCAGACGAATACTACTGCTTCGGATAA